TCCAAATTTGGGCAACCTCTCTCTCTTATTGTTAAGATCTCCTAGCAGCACTCAGGACAAACCAAGTGCAACTCAACAACATCCCAAGCAATCCATTATCAAAGTAAAGCGCCGACCTCTGTTGAATACAATTAAATTGGAAAGGAATAAACTCAAGGAAAAAGGCCATTTCTGAGAACATAACTAATCAGATTTTGAAGGACCACAAACTGCAACCATCTTTACCAACAATTTATGGATCATTACACTTATATGGTGAACTGTGTTTGGTTACAACAGCAATGAAGAAGATGGTAACATTTTTCAACACAATGACAAAACAGAAACAGTTTGGAATGGTTAATATAGGGAAATTTTGCCCATTAAAAGGTAATGTACAATCTGTCTGCTGGTATATATTGAACTGCATTCTTCACTTCACCAAGCGCAACGAATCCATAAACCTCGAAACACCTAAAACTAACCAAATAGAtgattaatcaaaattgcatgcCCTTGACTGACCTGTAAAAACTCCGGTGTTATTAGTAGGGGAGGAAAATATGAATTCAATGGGGTCACAAAACCGAATAAACCCGTTCGTGTCATCGGTCGTGTTTTTACGCGGGGTCATCAGCATCAACCCAAATTTCACCGACCCAACGACAGTCTTCCCCACCGAGATTTGTTTGGCTTCGTCAGGGCTGACAGGAGCCCCAATTACTCCGACCCTGAAATCAAGCCGGGTTTCGTTCCCTCCGTACATAAAGAAAGGAGGCAACTGCTTCTTTGCGAGGGAGTACTCGTACTTGTCCCCAAAATACATGTAGTCTTTGGGGCAGTAGTAGACGAATGCTCGGACACGGTCGAAAATAGCTAGCTTTCCATAATTAGGGTATGAAGCGACGAGCGTGAAGTTCCATGTCGCACTCAAATCGTAGTCAGTCGTCTCCAGTTCGAACACCGCAGCTGAGTCGATCCGGAATTGGGGATATGCAAGCTCCGACACATCGTCCGTCCGCACCGCTGATCGGACAAACAGGAAGAGGGAGTATATTAATAAGATTCCAATGAACACGAAAGACAGTAGCGCACCACCAGCCATCATCCGCGTACATCTTCGCAAATATCCGTCTGATTCTTTGAAGGACGGAAGAAGAGGATCAAGAACAGCTCGGAGTGCCtcgatttttttcatttttttttgagggACTTGAGCAAGGAAGACAGAGGCGGCGGCGACCCAGATCTCTAATCTAATTGTGTGTTCGGTTGGGTGTTGACAACTGTTCCTTCAGCCAACCAACCTAATAAAAGGAACCCCCAATTAACgggtaagagcaactccaacagattccctatattttgatttttctcttttttagggaaaaataagcctattttgctccaacagattccatataattatctctattttagagaaagtgaggagagagaaaaccaaattccctatatttacagcaaactccaaaattttaaagaagaatatggagattttatagattactgtaaactagggaatctgttggagttggagaagaaaaataggctaaaggtttgacttttgcttctttataatacaaaaattatagggaagctgttggagttgctctaacggTAAGATTTGATTTGACCCAAGCAGGCTGGGTAAGCCTAGAGCCTATttaatgaaaaaacaaaaagaacaaaaattccACGACTCCCGAATTTCAAAAGaaattctttaatttttttttttaatcaaattatgAACTCATAAATACAACAACTAGTCAACTCCTGATCTCTCGTTTTACGAATAAATCATCTCGTCAGTCTGAGATGGTTCTTCTATTCGAGAGCAAACTAGCTTTTGGAAGTTAAGAATTTGGTTTCTTTACCTAGCTGTCCCGCGGTGTCTCTAGCCGGCGTTGGCTTTCAATCTCTTTGATGTGACTTGGATACCGCTAGACATGTCTGATTTGTTTCTCTGGTGGGTTGCTGAAGTTTATTGCATTCTCTTTCTTCTCATATTCGAGTTGGCAATGGCTATTAATATCTTGTTCTTCAAATGAGCACAGAGATCGTATCTCTTTCTTGGATGATATGGATCTGGTTGCTTGGAGGCTGGGTTTGGGGAATCAAAAAGACATTAAACGGTTGCTGTATGTTAGGGGCAGTGGTTCAGAGTAGGTTTTCTAATTTTGAACTCTAGTTCAATCAGTGGTCATGTTCAGTCAGTGGGTTGAACCTGTGGCAAAGGAATGGGAGTCGGTTGTGGTCCGGTTGAGAATTGAACTCATCTACAATGTTAAAATTATAACTTATCAATAGGTCAGAACTCGCTGATAAAAAAAGAGCTCCCACTTACGAATGTGAGAACTAGACACTAAATCAAATGATAATGGGCATTTcttaataaatttaaaaaatctaTGAATTCCAATAAGGCTATTATCTTTGAAAATTTTCTCAGTAATGACAAAGCATTTTTCAGCTCAAATAAAATGTTTACTAATCCACAATAAATTTCATACCTTAGACACTTTACTAACCTGCAATAAATTCTACTATAACATACAACGCCTGTTAATTGTGGACTAATTTGCCCTTGCTCCCCTGTTTGCCTGTTTTGTCTCCGCCTTTGATGATACAATTTTGCTCCTATTATTTTCCCTTATTAAAGAGGCCCCAAACTCATTTATGACCTATTATTCCAACTCTGGTTTTGCCACTCCACTCTCCCtgcttccctctctctctttgtacATAACCCCACtaatatggaggatttgctataTCATCAAGCATAGGTAACACCCTCTTAGTAGGCCCACAAGTCATTGTGGGATCCATCCGCGATATGCATCATGCAGCTCGACATCCAAGCTACCCTATAGTCAGAAGTGGCCAAGACCTGATTGGAAAGCCACATTCCCAGCCTTACTAAGATGCATTCACAACATGCTTTTGAGAACTAGAATTGAGACTTCTTGTCCCatattgaagaaaatgtaaagaagAGAGgttcttttactttttaaaaagatccctcctcccacttaaaattCATTGCATCACATCCACATGTTGTAACCAACTTAGGCCACAAGGCCCAACACATAATTAAAGCTTTTAAGTAGATGAAGCCTCCCCAAATTGAGAGGGAACCACAAACCTTTATCTTTAACATTAACCCGACAACGTTAACATTAACGTCATCTATGGGAAGCCAACGCAAAGGCTTCATCACTCACCATCCGTTAAGTTAGCTTAACAGAGctcaaagaattttttttttttttttttttcattttttgagtTATCTAATTTGGTTCTTTGATCATCACTCAATTTTCTTCCATCATCATCAGCTCCCACTGCAAAGCGTCATGCCTTGCCAGCAGGCATAATCATATCAATTAGGAAACTCATCACTTGAAAGGTACATCAAGCATGGAACTCCCTGACCGACATCATGCTCAACGAGTTAATCTACTTTGGACATCCAGTAAAATCCTTTGGGCACTTAGCTTTCTTCTCATTCTTCCACTCAGCCTTCTTCTTCGATTGTATCCAACCGCCAAGTCTCTGGATCGATCATCAGCGGCAAGAGGCCAATGTCAAGCATAGGcccaagaaaaacaaacaaggGTCTCTTCCCGTTAATTATGCTCAATGAGCGACAAAAGCCTCCCGCTCATCTGTCATCAATCACCGCCAACAACAAACATAACAACGACGAGCCTCTGCCAAGCGTTATCCGCTGAAACTCAAAAGCCTCCGCTAAGCACGGTCTGTCAGGCTTCGATAAACCCTTGTAACCTCAAAAACGATAGACCAAAACATGCACGCTTGAATCCGGATGCACGTCCTCTGCTCTTGCTGCAAATCGACCGCCACCAATCTCTATCATTGTTGAAATTCCCAACATACATGTTTGAgccaaaaaaatattttttggcAATATCCTTAAAGAGGGTTGAGTGTAGCAgtgccgatacctgcggcccaataATAAGTCTACTCGGTTTTGGGTTACAACTTCGCCCATTCTTGAGTCCATAAGAAAAACAGCCCTTATAAGATTCAAGTAGCAGTTAGGAATCTTcgatcaataatccttctatggcaaggaactaTCGAAACTCTagttataaatactaggtttcaagggAACAAACACACATAACctctcaatcaactaatctctcaGATTATCCAAAGTCTATCCGGAGCAAACATACCCTCAACGTCAGTTGAATAAGCGAAGCTAGGGccacgccctagcaacccagcaaagctaaagtcacgctttagcaaaatcGGTGTTTTCTCCTACTTCctggtgattgctctgctcaacttACAATGTTGAGTATCGACTCGGTGACACAAGAGATCACACCGCAAGTCCTTATTAgtaaggcagagaaaagaatcATGTGACGACGTTGGTTCTCTCCTCGTTCACAACGTCTAAGAATAAGTCAGGTCTGGGGACGCCCTGACGACTACACTCTCAGTGTTGGCACGCTCGTGCAttgaaaagagactgtttgctacCCCAAACTAGATCGGAGCCAAACAATACTCATTCACTGCTGTCATCACCGCCATCCTCTCATCATCGTCAGCTCATCTCTCTCATTCAAGTCTTGCAAACCACTCCGAGCACTTCTTCGACGAATGACAACAGCTGAACCTCCAATGACAGAGTGAGGATTTTAAAATGAggtgggctaaaaaaaaaaattactaatgcttactttaaaaaaaaaaactaaatgttTTATTCTTTCCTTAAATTAAACCCCATCATATATTAAATACatatcaaatattcaaataactAATTGAtctaaaaaaaatcaacaatataACATTTGAAAGAATTTCGATAACAAAAATCTAAGATaaaaaacaaattatatatatatataacatacatACTCAAATTTTATCATGCGCTCTTGAATAGCATagaaaatatttaattattaaatCTAAAGCACAATTCTCAACCACTATATTTGTGGCCTAATTTACCCAAAAAATCAAGCAATATGCCTCTTAAAGTAGAATAGAAATAAAATACAATTAAATGCTTCTGTCTCAAGTCTGGTTTTTCCCAGAAAAAAACTTTCTCAAGGGATAACCTCCAAACCCTAAGCGCCGCTAAACCCTAGTGCCGCACCCAACTGGTCGGTGTCCACTGCATCCGGCCATGCTAACAcacgacaacatccttgtaTGGAACTGTCGTGGAATTGTGTGTAATGAAACCCAAAGGGCTCTTATTGATCTTGTCCAGTTGAAGAAACCTAGTCTGATTTTCCTAGCAGAAACCCTAGCCAAGCCAGATCATGTTGATGCCATCACTCAAAGCCTTGGCTTTGCTGGAAACTTTTGCTATTCTCATGCAGATGGATCACGGGGACTCGCTGTGATTTGGAACGCTAGTTTGAGCGTCGACTTACGCTCCTCATCTCCACATCATATTGATGTCAGTATGGGGGAACCGGGAAACCCTGGGCAATATCGCTTCACGGGGATCTATGGTTTTGCAGCAACGTCTGATCGAGATAGAACATGGGATCTGATGCGGGATTTGGCTGCAGAACCTTGTATCTTACCTTGGATTGTTGCTGGCGACTTCAATGAAATTCTGTGTCAGGCAGAGAAGTCTGGTGGGCCTCCTCGTGCTGTAGCGCCAATGGCAAAGTTCCGGCAAACACTAATTGACTGTGGTCTTATGGACATGGGATTCTTTGGTAGCCGTTTTACATGGTCGAGTAAATTCACAAAGGAGCGTCTTGATAGAGGCCTTTAATCACAAGGGTGGCGCACTTTGTACCCATACAGTAGAGTTCTCACACTACTCCCAGTAAGTCGGACCATTGTCCCATTCTAATTGAAGTGAGAGCTACAAGAACTTCTAAACGCAAGCCGAGTAGGCGTTTTCGATTTGAGGAAATGTGGCATGGTGATGAGCGATGCAATGCTCTCATCCAACGACATTGGTCCCAACCTACTACTGGGAATGTTTTGCATCAAATAGGACAAAAAATTGCTAACACCGGTCAGCAACTTATGGCATGGCATGTTACTGAgtttcaacaacaaaagaatGAGCTACACAGTCTCGAGGCTAAAATGAATGATATCATGAAGAGGCCATTCTCACATGAACAGTATGAGGAGCAACGTCTCCTGCATGTGCGACATAGCCAAATCCTAGCGCAACAGGAGAAATATTGGAGGCAGAGATCAAGAGCTGTTTGGTTAAAAGAAGGGGACAGGAACTCTGCCTTCTTCCATAGTAAAGCCTCTAATAGACGCAGCAGAAATACAATCAAGGGTTTGAAAAATGAGGGTGGGGAATGGACAACTGACCCTGATGAAATTAGTCGAATTCTGGTTGATTATTACAAGAATATTTTTGCCACTGAGGGTTGTGATGATGCCGCTCTTTCGGAGATTTTTAGAGCCACCCCAATGAGAGTCATACCACTCATGAACTTAGCCCTGTTGCAGCCCTATACTGATGAGGAAATCAAAACAGCTTTGTTCCAAATGCACCCATCCAAAAGTCCCGCACCTGATGGCATGTATCCCTTCTTCTTTCAGAAATATTAGAGCATTGTAGGTATGGATCTCTATGTAGCTATTCGAAACTTCCTTGATCATGGTGATATATGGACTGAGTCCAACTTTACTTACTTGTGCCTTATCCCAAAGATTCCAAACCCTACTGATGCTTCTCACTTTCGCCCTATAGCTCTGTGTAATGTTGTTTACAGAATCATTTCCAAAGTTGTTGCAAACAGATTGAATAAATGGCTTCCAGAAATTATTTCTCCATTGCATAGTGCATATGTTCCGGGCCGTTTAATTTCAGACAACACTCTGATAGCTACAGAAGCTGCCCACTTCATGCATCAATTGAAACATCAGGAAGAAGGTTTTTTCTCTCTTAAACTGGATATTAGTAAAGCATATGATCACCTTGAATGGCGCTTTCTGCATGCTATGTTGACTAAACTTGGTTTTGATTCCAAATGGATTGCCATTGTTATGAGTTGTGTCTAATCTGTCTCTTATGTTATTCTTGTCAATGGGGAATAGACCACGGAGATTAGTCCAACTAGTGGTATCAGGCAGGGTGATCCTTTATCACCATATCTATTTATTCTATGTGCAGAGTGTTTGTCAGCATTGTTATCTCAGGCGGTAGAGTCTGGTTTTATCATAGGTTTGAAGATGTGTCATCAAGCCCCTATTCTGCATCATTTATTTTTTGCTGATGACAGCTTCTTATTTGGTGAGGCAACTGTGCAAGAATGCCTTCATGTGCGGGCAATCCTTGATATTTATGCAAAAGCTTCTGGACAAAGGGTCAATTTTCAAAAAAGTAGTGTGGTATTTAGTAGAAATGTCCCTATAGATTTGTAGAATGAGTTGGCTACTATTCTTGAGGTGCAGTGTGTGGAGGAGCATGATCGCTATTTGGGCTTGCCCTTGACAGTAGGTAAATCAAAAACAGCTAAATTCTTGTACATTAAGGAGAAGCTGACCAAAAGGTTGGTGAATTGGAAGGCTAAACTTCTAAGTAGTGTGGGTAAAGAGATCCTCATAAAAGCCGTGGTTCAGACCATGCCGTTGTATGTTATGAATTGCTACTTGTTACCAAAAGGGTTGTGCGATGATATTCATCAACTTTGTGCGTCTTTCTTTTGGGGAGACACTGATGCTAAAAAGAGGATTCATTGGCGTAGCTGGGAAAAATTGTGCCTCACCAAGCAAGAAGGAGGTATGGgctttaaaaatatttatgcaTATAATCTG
Above is a genomic segment from Rosa chinensis cultivar Old Blush chromosome 3, RchiOBHm-V2, whole genome shotgun sequence containing:
- the LOC112194201 gene encoding uncharacterized protein LOC112194201 codes for the protein MWHGDERCNALIQRHWSQPTTGNVLHQIGQKIANTGQQLMAWHVTEFQQQKNELHSLEAKMNDIMKRPFSHEQYEEQRLLHVRHSQILAQQEKYWRQRSRAVWLKEGDRNSAFFHSKASNRRSRNTIKGLKNEGGEWTTDPDEISRILVDYYKNIFATEGCDDAALSEIFRATPMRVIPLMNLALLQPYTDEEIKTALFQMHPSKSPAPDECLSALLSQAVESGFIIGLKMCHQAPILHHLFFADDSFLFGEATVQECLHVRAILDIYAKASGQRCVEEHDRYLGLPLTVGKSKTAKFLYIKEKLTKRLVNWKAKLLSSVGKEILIKAVVQTMPLYVMNCYLLPKGLCDDIHQLCASFFWGDTDAKKRIHWRSWEKLCLTKQEGGMGFKNIYAYNLAMLAKQGWRFLSNPDSLVARLFKARYFPNCTFWEAQLGDAPSFSWRSILEGRPILKAGVKWRIGDGSNVHIWNDQWIPHCSSFLLQQSRPSSSHNMVSDLINPHDRTWIHATINTLFPAVIAE